The nucleotide sequence GACACGCAATGAGCCTTGATTGGCCAATTGAGCTGTAATAAGCCTGCGCGTGTGAAGGCTGCGTAAAACGTCGATTTTTTTTACACAAACGCGAAAAACGGCAAGCCTGTTTTTATAAGCTGTTGAATTTAAATACAAATATTACATGGTACGAATTCTGCTCCAAGGGCGTATGAGGTTATCTGAGGCAGCCGCCACAGTGACCTGGTCCGATCAACCCTCACGCTGAAGGAAATGCCATGAAACCACTGTCCTCATTCCTGCGTTTCGCTCTCTCCGCGGCCGCCATCAGCGCCGCGCTGATCAGCGCTCCCGCACTCGCCGGTCCTTTGTTTACCGTCAACGAAGGCTCCGTCCCCGGTACCGCAGCCAATCAGGTTGTGGCCGACCGCATCAGCTTTGAATATCACGCGCGCGTCGAACAAACCATCGTTGGCGGTTTGGGTGGTGGCAACGACCCCTTCACTCAAACAGGCTTTCTGACCAAGGCCGCTTTCGGCAGCCCCACTGGCGGCAGCGTACCATCGCAATTGAATGCCCTCAATGGCTATGGCATATATGGCTTGTTTACCATTACCGGCCAGTCGGATACGCTGGCTGGCGGGATCCACGCCAACTTTCAAACCCTGACCATGACGCTATACATCGACCCCAACCAGGACACGTCATTGTCAGTCAGTAACGTAGCAGGCTCGCCAGTGAATGTGGGCGGCGCCTCCGGGGATGACTATGCGATCGTGACTTACACGCTCGATCTGGGCGAAGCCCACATTTTCGCCGGCCTGGCCCAAGGCGACTTCAAGGCCTTGCTGAACGCCACGCTGACGCCGCAAGGACAGTTGTTTTTCGTCAATCCCAACCCGTTTTTCCCGCTGGAGTCCCTCAGCGGGAATACGAACAGCTTCATCGGTGGCAGCCTGACCAACAGTTTCATCGCGATGGCCGACGGCGGCGGCCTGGAATTATTTCAGGCAGCCGTACCTGAGCCAGGCACCATTGCCCTGCTCGGCATCGGCCTGTTTGGCCTGGGCATGACTGCGCGCCGCCAGCAAGGCGGGCAGCGCCAGGCTTGACATGCGATCGTCCTCTTGAAAGGCCGCCGATGTCCTCAGCGGCTTTTTCGCTGCAGCCACCGGCAAACGCCTGGCGCTCACGCAGGCGTCCCCGCGTCGACCGGCGCCACCAGCAAGTCTTGCAGCGGCCGGCGCAAGGAACGCGCCTGGGCCGCCGGACCGGCGCCGATGCGGCCAAGGAACACGGCCCGCTCGACCACCACCGCACCCAGCACGGCCTGGCATTGCAGCGCCAGTTCCTGCGCCAGCTCCAGCATGCCGTCGGTGCGCGAAAAGGCCCGCCGTTCGCGCACATAACGGGAGAAGATCAGCGGTGTCAGTTCCGGCTGCAATTGCAGGCCCAGCTGCGTGGCCGCCAGCCAGAAGCGCTGCATGGCGCGGCCCGCCGCCACGTAATCGTCGATATGGCGCGGCGGCGCCTCGGCCAGCAGCGCGAAATGCGCAGCGCAGTACAGACCAGGCAACAAATCCATCTGCAGCCGGGGCGCGACGGTGCCCGCCAGCCAGGTATTGAAAAAATCCACGCGGCGCCAGCTGTGCATGACCCAGCGCATCAGCTTTGCCGTCATCGGGTCGACGCCCAGCGCCTGCTCCGGGATGCGGTCGTTGCTGAAGCGCGCGCCCCATTCGATCACGTCGCGGTGTACCTTATGCGCTTCGGGCATGGTCAGGCGCAGCTTCGCATTGTCGAACATCAGGCGCGCACAGGCCAGACGCACGCGCCAGCCTTCGAACCACTGCACAGTGTAGCCAAGCGGCAAGCTGGCAAGCAGCGCGGCCTTTTCGCTGGCGCGCAGGGGGCGTGTGCTGAGCCGTCGCCGCTGCACGCTGCGCTGCGGCAGGAAGGCTGCCAGCGGGTCGGGCAACATGCCGGGGCTGTCGACAAAGCGCACGTCAAACGTAGGCAGGGTGTCGGGCAAGCCGCCGCGTCGGCGCGCTTCCATGCGCATGCCATGGCTGCTGGCCGCCAGTGCCATGCTTTCGAGCAAGGCGCCCAGCGATAGCTGGCTGGGATGGCCGTCGAGGTCGTAGACACAATGGCTGCGCGTATCGAAGCCATGCACGACGACATGGCGCTGCGCCACGACTTCAAAGCGCCACGGCTGCGTGTTGTCGCCGCTGGGTGCCCAGCGCGCCTGGTCGAGGAGGTTTTCCAGCACGGGATCGATCAGCAATGCTTGTGCCATTTATGCCCCCTGCGCCGCGCGGCGGCGCTTGATGATGGCCATCGTCAGCCGTTGCAGCGGATGACGGTAGCCGCCGGGACGCCAGGTACGCACGAGCTTGTTGCGGTAGGCGTCGAAATGCATGCCATGCGGCGCCGCCATTACCTTGCCGCGTTTCAGTAAAATTTTCAGCGCCTCGGTGGCGGCCGCGCCCGCGCACAACTGGCAGCCCATGATGGTCGACGGTCCGCGCCGCTCCTTCAGGTTAATGGCCGACGGGTCGATCAGGTAAGGGCCGTGCAAGCCGGCCGGCGCCAGCCCGACGAGAAAGCGCAGGGCTTTTTCTTCCTCGGGCAAGTCGCCCCAGCCAAAATACTCTTCGAACGTCATGCCGCGCGGCATGAAGCTGAGCACGGCCGTGCCCATGCCCAGCGGCGCGGCCGTGATGGCAGGGATGCCCAGGCGCGCGCAACTGGCGAAGGTGGCCTGGCGCGCGGGAAAGGCAAAGAAATCCAGGCCATCCACATACAGATCGACACCGGCAAAAAACTCGGCCAGATTGCTGTCGTGTATGCCGTCAGGAAATTGCTTGATCTCCAGTTCGGGATTGATGTCCATCGCCATCTGCGCCAGCACCGCCACCTTGGGCTGGCCCAGGGTGGACATCATGGCGCCGGCCTGGCGATTGAAGTTGGCGATATCGAAGGTGTCGAAATCGGCGATGTGAAAAGCGCCGATGCCCAGCCGCGCCAGGGTCAGCAAGTGCACCCCGCCCACGCCGCCCATGCCGGCAATGGCCACGCGCCTGCCACGCAAACTGTCCTGCTCAGCCTGCGTGACCCAGCCCAGGTTGCGGGCAAATGCCGCGTGATAGGAAAAACCGTCTGTCATGCTTACCTCTTCTGTGCGTCAGCGAAGGACCAAGAATGGTTTGACAGACGGTCGGGCGACAAGTTCCCGCTATGACGGTTTAGCGCGCCAGACGGCGCTGCACTGCCGGTGCAGCGGCTACGCGCGAGGGCGCCGCCGCATGCCGCGCCACTGCACCCACCTTGAACACGCTGACGATCTGCGCCAGCCCGGCCGCCTGCTCGTTCATGGCCTGCGCCGCCGCCGAAGCCTGCTCGACCAGGGCCGAATTTTGCTGCGTCATGTTATCCATCTCGACGATGGCCTGGTTGATCTGCTCGATACCGGCGCTTTGCTCGGCGCTGGCCGAGGAAATCTCGGCCACGATATCGGTCACATGCTGCACGCTGGAGACGACCTTTTCCATTGTCTCGCCCGCCAGCGCCACCAGTTTTTCACCGGCGCCCACTTGCTCGGCCGAACTGTCGATCAATTGCTTGATTTCCTTGGCGGCCGCAGCCGAACGCTGCGCCAGATTGCGCACTTCACTGGCGACGACGGCAAAGCCACGGCCCTGCTCGCCCGCGCGCGCCGCTTCCACGGCGGCGTTCAAGGCCAGGATATTCGTCTGGAAGGCGATACCGTCGATGACAGCGATGATGTCGCCGATCTTTTTCGACGAAGCATTGATGGCGCCCATGGTGTCGACCACCTGGCTCACCACGCCGCCCGCCTGTGTCGCCACTTGCGAGGCGGAAATGGCCAGCTGGTTGGCCTGGCGCGCATTATCCGCATTCTGGCGCACGGTCGAGGTCATCTCTTCCATGGTCGAGGCCGTCTCTTCCAATGATCCCGCCTGCTGTTCCGTGCGCGCCGACAGGTCGTGGTTGCCCGAGGCGATCTCGCCCGACGCCGTGGAAATGGCATCGGCATCGTTGCGCACCTGGCTCACCAGATGCGCCAGGTTGTCACGCATGGCCTTGATGGCCATCAACAGACTGGACGTATCGCCGGGACGCGTATCGATCTGCGTGGTGAGGTCGCCCTGGGCGATTTGCGCCACGATGGCGGCTGCATAGTCGGGTTCGCCACCGAGTTGGCCCAGAATACGGCGCAGCATCAAGGCCGCCAGGGAGCCCACTACCAGCATCAGCGCACCGCCGATGGCCAGCAGCACGCCGGCCTGGGCCCAGAACTTGTGGTTGATGTCATCGATGTAAGTGCCCGTGCCGATCAGCCAGTCCCACGGCGCAAATTTCACCACGGCATACATCTTCGCCACGGGGTCAGTCACGCCGGGACGCGTGCCGTCCGCCTGCACCAGGCCGATGCGGCTGTTGGCCAGCGCGGCCCGGTAGCGGTCGCCCGACTGCCGCATATTCTTTTGCGGCGTGCCGATGCGTGAGGGATTCGGATGCACATACAGCAAGTCGGTGCTGAAATCGCGCACAAAGTAATACATCTCATCCTTGACGAAGC is from Janthinobacterium sp. 61 and encodes:
- the pepA gene encoding flocculation-associated PEP-CTERM protein PepA, which gives rise to MKPLSSFLRFALSAAAISAALISAPALAGPLFTVNEGSVPGTAANQVVADRISFEYHARVEQTIVGGLGGGNDPFTQTGFLTKAAFGSPTGGSVPSQLNALNGYGIYGLFTITGQSDTLAGGIHANFQTLTMTLYIDPNQDTSLSVSNVAGSPVNVGGASGDDYAIVTYTLDLGEAHIFAGLAQGDFKALLNATLTPQGQLFFVNPNPFFPLESLSGNTNSFIGGSLTNSFIAMADGGGLELFQAAVPEPGTIALLGIGLFGLGMTARRQQGGQRQA
- a CDS encoding nitroreductase family protein; this translates as MAQALLIDPVLENLLDQARWAPSGDNTQPWRFEVVAQRHVVVHGFDTRSHCVYDLDGHPSQLSLGALLESMALAASSHGMRMEARRRGGLPDTLPTFDVRFVDSPGMLPDPLAAFLPQRSVQRRRLSTRPLRASEKAALLASLPLGYTVQWFEGWRVRLACARLMFDNAKLRLTMPEAHKVHRDVIEWGARFSNDRIPEQALGVDPMTAKLMRWVMHSWRRVDFFNTWLAGTVAPRLQMDLLPGLYCAAHFALLAEAPPRHIDDYVAAGRAMQRFWLAATQLGLQLQPELTPLIFSRYVRERRAFSRTDGMLELAQELALQCQAVLGAVVVERAVFLGRIGAGPAAQARSLRRPLQDLLVAPVDAGTPA
- a CDS encoding ThiF family adenylyltransferase gives rise to the protein MTDGFSYHAAFARNLGWVTQAEQDSLRGRRVAIAGMGGVGGVHLLTLARLGIGAFHIADFDTFDIANFNRQAGAMMSTLGQPKVAVLAQMAMDINPELEIKQFPDGIHDSNLAEFFAGVDLYVDGLDFFAFPARQATFASCARLGIPAITAAPLGMGTAVLSFMPRGMTFEEYFGWGDLPEEEKALRFLVGLAPAGLHGPYLIDPSAINLKERRGPSTIMGCQLCAGAAATEALKILLKRGKVMAAPHGMHFDAYRNKLVRTWRPGGYRHPLQRLTMAIIKRRRAAQGA
- a CDS encoding methyl-accepting chemotaxis protein, which gives rise to MTLRSRILLLCFSTLLGIVLIASFSLYSLRQTMMAERVEQLTVLVELANASVEKAYALEQSGKLTREQAQQQAKLAIGSFVKDEMYYFVRDFSTDLLYVHPNPSRIGTPQKNMRQSGDRYRAALANSRIGLVQADGTRPGVTDPVAKMYAVVKFAPWDWLIGTGTYIDDINHKFWAQAGVLLAIGGALMLVVGSLAALMLRRILGQLGGEPDYAAAIVAQIAQGDLTTQIDTRPGDTSSLLMAIKAMRDNLAHLVSQVRNDADAISTASGEIASGNHDLSARTEQQAGSLEETASTMEEMTSTVRQNADNARQANQLAISASQVATQAGGVVSQVVDTMGAINASSKKIGDIIAVIDGIAFQTNILALNAAVEAARAGEQGRGFAVVASEVRNLAQRSAAAAKEIKQLIDSSAEQVGAGEKLVALAGETMEKVVSSVQHVTDIVAEISSASAEQSAGIEQINQAIVEMDNMTQQNSALVEQASAAAQAMNEQAAGLAQIVSVFKVGAVARHAAAPSRVAAAPAVQRRLAR